The stretch of DNA GCAAACCCTTGCCCTCTCGGGCACCAACCTGAGCATCTCCGGTGGCAACACCATTGACATCGCCTCCGTCAACACCGATGCCCAGACGCTGAGCCTCACCGGCAATACCCTGGCTATCTCGGGCGGCAATGCCGTGGACCTCAGCAGCTATCTGGATAATACCGATGCGCAAACCCTTGCCCTCTCGGGCACCAACCTGAGCATCTCCGGTGGCAACACCATTGACATCGCCTCCGTCAACACCGATGCCCAGACGCTGAGCCTCACCGGCAATACCCTGGCTATCTCGGGCGGCAATGCCGTGGACCTCAGCAGCTATCTGGATGCAGATAATATGGGCAACCACACTGCTACACAGAACATCCGGATGAACGGCTTTTACCTCTCCAATGACGGAGATAACGAAGGCATCATGGTATTGACCAACGGAAACGTCAACTCTACCGGTGATTTCTTTGTGGGCAATACCGCTGCCTCCAACCGCGATCTGTGGATTTCAGCCAAAGTCATTGACTGGGATAACAGCAGCTATTATGTGGATCCTGCTTTTAAAAGCAACCTGGTAGACCTGACGGTGGACACCAAAATGACCGTTAATGGAACCCTACAGGTTAGGGATAGTGATGCATTCTACTTTGGTGACCCAGCAGTAGATGGCACTTGGCGCATTGTACGGAATGGCTCCAATCTCAGCTTTGAGCGCAAAGAATCTGGCGTTTGGGTGCAAAAAAGCGTTATGGCCCCTTAATACATTTTTAATTAAAATCCGAAAATGAGGCTGTCTCAAAAGGGCAGCCTCCTTTTTCTTTTGGGATAAAACGCTTATAAGCCCCCAAAACACCCAATACTGCATTAGCCCATGTGCATTTCCCCCTGCAGGCCGCCAGGAAATTACAGCCAACAACAGCACCTTTTCGGAAAAAACAACGGCCAAGGTTTTATATCCATATCTATGATGTGGATATAATTTACTGTAAATCAATCTAATAATACAATCCAACTAGTTGACTTCCGGAGGTATATAAATTTTAATTTTGGCGATTTTTACCGCTTATTTTTAGGTGCTTATTTAAGACCAGACTACGCTCGGCATTTATGAAGTTTTCACGTCATTATGTAAAGTATATCTTCTGCCTGGAGGGAGATTGGACGCTTGACCTGCGCAAAAAAGCCAGTATCCGCTCTTCGCTTCAATTTCTCAGTGACAACTCCAACATCAACTACATCCACCGGACTTGTTCCACCCGGGAAGAACTTCAGTTTCGCATAGAGCAGTTTACCCGCAAACGCTACGAGCTGTATAGCATCTGTTATCTGGCTTTTCATGGTCTGGAAAACGGCATCAAAGTAGGGAGCGACTTCATTACCCTTGACGACCTGGCCGACATGGCTGAAAACAAACTGCATGATAAAATTATCCACTTCGGTAGTTGCAAAGCTCTTGGTCTGGATAAGCGCCATGTAAAAAGATTTCTAAAGAAGACCAATGCCCTTTGTGTGTCCGGTTACCGGGATGATATTAACTTTTTACCCGGAACGGTGTTTGATATGCTGTATTTTGAAATCTGCCAGAAATACAGAGACATTCGCTGTATTGAACGCGACATGTATTCCTACTATGGGCGCCTGGTCAAAGAGCTTCAGTTCTCCATGCATTATTTATAACCGGCTAAAGGGTATTTACACTGTTGTCAGCATACAAGATATCTTCCGGCTTCAACAGAGGCAACCCCTTGAATTTTAAAAAAAGCTGTGCCACCGCTATCACATCTTTCTGACAATAATGGACAATGCGTGCAAGATCATTCTCTTTCCAAAACACACGAGCCACATCGCTGCCGTCAATATCATCTTTGGGCGTGGGCAGATTAAAGACGGTTGCCAGCAGCTTAAGGGAAGTATAATTCTTAACATCTCCAAACTTCCAAAGCTGCATGGTGTCCACATGTTGTACTTCCCAGGGCTTGCGTCCGGCAAGATCCAGAATTTTAGGCAGCTCCAGACCATTAATCAGCATCCTGCGGCAGAGGTACGGCACGTCAAACTCTTTGATGTTATGACCGCAAAGAGCATGTTTTTCCGGCATATTGTAAGAGCGGTCAAGAAGCTCCTTAAATTCCGTAAGTACCTGCTTTTCCACACGCGAAGCAAAAGACTTTACTTTGAAGGTAAGCCGTCCTTCCTGTTCGGATTTTCTGAAAAACCCCGCTGAAATACATACAACCATACCAAATTCCGCATAGATGCCGGCTTTTTCGAAATAATGCTCAGCCAGATCCTCGCCTTCTCCCAGCATTCTGCGCACTTTTTGCCCCCATAGCTCCTGCATATCGCCCGGCAGGCTCTTAAAGTCGTCTGTCTGAGGAACTGTTTCAATATCAATAACCAGTAAATTCTCTAAAGAAACATTATCCAACATGTGGTTTTTGCATTTACCCCTATTATTCTTATTTTAAGCACACCCGAAACATAATCCGGTGTAGCGAAATATATGAAAATATATATTAGCTTTGGCGCAAAATTTTACCAAATCAAAATCCCGCATTTCAGATGGCATCCCAAGATAGTAAGAAAACCTTCTATATAGTTCTCATTGTCATACTCATATTTCTAAATGGTTTTTTTGCCTATAATCATTGGAAGGCAAGCCAGCTCAACACTAAGCTGGAAGAAGAAAAAACGCAACTTACAGCTGAGCTGGACAGCGTGGATGCCGAGCTCAAGGAAACCACTGCCATGTTGGATTCTATTTACGCTCTCAACACAGAAATCAGCGCTGATCTGGAAGCAGTAAAAAAGGAACTGGAAGAAAAACGCAAACAGATTGAAGCTCTACTGCGCGATAAAAAGGAACTGGATAAAGCACGCGCTCTGATAAAATCACTCAAAGCAGATGCCCAAAAATATATGGCGCGGATTGATTCGCTGAATGCTGCTCTCGCAGCGCTCAGCGACACGGTAAAAGTAAAAGAAGAAATTACGCGGAAGCTACAGTCTGAAAACCAGCAATTGCTTAGTGAAAAAACACGGCTAACTCAAAAAGTTGAATTAAGTTCACTACTCATTCCGGAAAACATTCAGGCAACGGGAGTATTCCTGAAATCCAATGATCGGGAGGTGCCCACTACAAAAGCCAAAAAAACCCAGAAGCTGAAAATCTGTTTTGACGTTCCGGAAAATCGCGGAGTAGATCCCGGAGAGAAAACCATTCTTTTACGTATTTTAAATCCGCAAGGGGCAACCATTGCCATCACCTCCGAAGGCTCAGGACTATTTGTTACTGATCAGGGCGAGGAAACACAATACACAACAAAAGCCCAGTTTACCTATTCAAACAAAAAACAAAATGTGTGTACCTACTGGACTCAAACACAGGCCTTTGGTGCAGGCACATATAAGATATTCTTCTACCAAAACGGGCATCAATTATCCAGCGCGGAATTCACGCTGAAATAAAGGATGCGCCCACATTACATCTCATCTCCTGGATTCCGGCATGCAATCTTTTGAGAGCCTTTACCGGCTTTTTGAGGACTACCGGCATAAGCACGCCCCGTCTGCTGAGCCCGATGAGCTATATGAGCCCATCCGCTATATCCTCAACCTGGGAGGTAAACGCATCCGTCCCGTCCTTACCTTGGCCGGCTGCGCCCTTTTTAATGGTAATGTGCGTCATGCTCTTCCGGCCGCCTATGCCGTAGAGTTGTTTCACAATTTCACTCTCCTGCATGATGACATCATGGACAATGCCCGCCTCAGGCGCCACAAACCCACAGCGCATCTGAAATTCGGCATCCCCCGTGCAATTCTATCCGGAGACGTTACCCTCATCTACGCATACAAGTTTCTGAGTCAACTCCCGCAGAAGTACATTCAACCTTCCTTCGCATTATTTAACTCCACAGCTATAAAAGTATGTGAGGGGCAACAGTTTGACATGAACTTCCAGCACCGTCAACGCATCACCATTTCTGATTACCTGAAAATGATTGAATACAAAACGGCTGTGCTGCTGGCTTGCAGCCTGAAATTGGGAGCGGTGGTGGCTGACGCCTCAGAAAAAGATGCCCGCCTGCTTTACGAATTCGGCAGAAAAATAGGTATCTGCTTTCAGCTGATGGATGACCTGCTGGATGCATTTGGCGATGAAAAAAAACTCGGTAAAACCATAGGCGGTGATATAGCCGAAAACAAGAAAACCTTTCTGCTACTTAAAGCCATGGAGCAGGCAAAAGGTAAAACAAAACAGAAGCTGCTTTTCTGCCTCACCAACAATGTGCCGGTAGAAGAAAAGGTCAGCTGTGTGTTAAATATCTACCACCAGCTCAATATCCGGCAGATTACTCTGCACGAAATAACGCGACTGCACAAACAGGCCCTGCAGCATCTTAGCCGCATACAGGCTCCCGAAAAAAACAAAGCCCCCCTCCGGTCATTTGCCGAAGCCCTGCTGACCCGTCAGTCCTGAAAAGGATAACAGACCGGTTTCATCTGTTGCCAGCTTCCGGCAAGAGTCCTACCGGTCAGGCAAGCCTGCAGTTCCTTTAAAAACTGTTGCCGGCTGATATGCCTTGCTCCCATGCTTGCCAGATGAGGCGTGTAGGTCTGACAGTCAATCATGGCAAAACCTTGTTTCTGAAGGGTTTTCGCCAGCACGATTAAACCTGCTTTTGATGCATTACTCACCCGACTAAACATAGACTCTCCGGAAAAATAACTACCCAGCGAAACGCCATAAAGCCCTCCGGCAAGCCGATCATCCAACCACACTTCTACGGAATGCGCATAACCCATATCGTGCAGCTGCGTGTAGGCATTTGTCATTTCCGGAGTTATCCATGTGCTGTTTTGCCCTGGTCTCGGCTGCTCTCTGCATCCCCGGATAACATCCCGAAAGCATATATCAAACGTTATGCGGAAATACCCATCCTTTAAAACTTTGCGCATGCTATGAGAAATTTTAATCTCGTCCGGATACAATACCATTCTTGGATCCGGAGACCACCAAATGATCGGGTCTCCCT from Chitinophagales bacterium encodes:
- a CDS encoding 3'-5' exonuclease — its product is MLDNVSLENLLVIDIETVPQTDDFKSLPGDMQELWGQKVRRMLGEGEDLAEHYFEKAGIYAEFGMVVCISAGFFRKSEQEGRLTFKVKSFASRVEKQVLTEFKELLDRSYNMPEKHALCGHNIKEFDVPYLCRRMLINGLELPKILDLAGRKPWEVQHVDTMQLWKFGDVKNYTSLKLLATVFNLPTPKDDIDGSDVARVFWKENDLARIVHYCQKDVIAVAQLFLKFKGLPLLKPEDILYADNSVNTL
- a CDS encoding isoprenyl synthetase codes for the protein MQSFESLYRLFEDYRHKHAPSAEPDELYEPIRYILNLGGKRIRPVLTLAGCALFNGNVRHALPAAYAVELFHNFTLLHDDIMDNARLRRHKPTAHLKFGIPRAILSGDVTLIYAYKFLSQLPQKYIQPSFALFNSTAIKVCEGQQFDMNFQHRQRITISDYLKMIEYKTAVLLACSLKLGAVVADASEKDARLLYEFGRKIGICFQLMDDLLDAFGDEKKLGKTIGGDIAENKKTFLLLKAMEQAKGKTKQKLLFCLTNNVPVEEKVSCVLNIYHQLNIRQITLHEITRLHKQALQHLSRIQAPEKNKAPLRSFAEALLTRQS
- the aat gene encoding leucyl/phenylalanyl-tRNA--protein transferase; this encodes MPIFDFNRGYPFPDPRLAHPSGIVGFGGSLEPGRLLQAYRMGIFPWYSEGDPIIWWSPDPRMVLYPDEIKISHSMRKVLKDGYFRITFDICFRDVIRGCREQPRPGQNSTWITPEMTNAYTQLHDMGYAHSVEVWLDDRLAGGLYGVSLGSYFSGESMFSRVSNASKAGLIVLAKTLQKQGFAMIDCQTYTPHLASMGARHISRQQFLKELQACLTGRTLAGSWQQMKPVCYPFQD